The following proteins are encoded in a genomic region of Phragmites australis chromosome 9, lpPhrAust1.1, whole genome shotgun sequence:
- the LOC133928748 gene encoding serine/threonine-protein kinase TOR — MKPSPLFPEVGKKPKDLIAKDHGFNIAAYISSGADVIAAALRKHVEEEARDLSGEAFLRFMEQLYEQISSLLQSNDVAENLLALRAIDALIDMPFGEGASKVSKFASFLRNVFEVKRDPEILVPASTVLGHLAKAGGAMTADEVERQIKTALGWLGGDRVEYRRFAAVLILKEMAENASTVFNVHVPEFVDAIWVALRDPKQAVRESAVEALRACLHVIEKRETRWRVQWYYRMCEAAQVGLGKNASVHSIHGSLLAVGELLRNTGEFMMSRYREVADIVLDYLRHRDPLVRRSITSLLPRIAHFLRDRFVTNYLKICMDHILFVLRTPDERASGFVALGEMAGALGVELVQYLPSIISHLQDAIAPRRGRPSLEAISCVGSFAKAMGPAMEPHIRSGLLDAMFSAGLSDKLVEALESISTSIPSLLPKIQERLLDCISQALPKSSMRPSAIVGRTSRSNSLQQFVDSSSPVLVLLALRTLANFNFKGHELLEFARESVILYLEDEDSSTRKAASVCCCRLVAHSLSASSSSQFSSTRSNRMGGAKRRRLVEEIVEKLLIAAVADADVGVRSSVFKALYRNPTFDDFLAQADILTSIFVALNDEEYNVRELAISVAGRLSEKNPAYVLPALRRYLIQLLTYLDQSMDSKCREESARLLGCLIRSCARLILPYIAPIHKALVTRLCEGTGPNANNALAAGVLATVGELAKVGGFAMRQYLPELMPVVVDALLDGGAVTKREVAVATLGQIIQSTGYVIAPYNEYPPLLGLLLKLLNGELEWSTRLEVLKVLGIMGALDPHAHKRNQHNLPGQHREILRPTIETAQHIVSMEELPTDSWPSFSASEDYYSTVAISSLMRILRDPSLSSYHQMVVHSLIFIFKSMGLGCVPYLPKVLPELFRAVRMCEDGCLKEFITWKLGTLVSIVRQHIRKYLQDILSLISELWTSSFSLPAPNRTIQSPQGSPVLHLVEQLCLALNDEFRMYLLRILPNCIQVLGDAERCNDYYYVRDILHTLEVFGGNLDEHMHLVAPVLVRLFKVELVDIRRCAIVTLTKLIPKVQVGTHVSALVHHLKLVLDGNNDDLRKDAAEALCCLAHALGEEFTIFIPSIHKILVKHHLRYIKWDEIENRLLKREPLITENLSVQKYTQCPPDVISDPLDDFDGVPSAAADETQRQSRSHQVNDVRLRSAGEASQRSTREDWAEWMRHFSIALLKESPSPALRTCARLAQLQPSVGRELFAAGFASCWAQMSESSQEQLVRSLKTAFSSQNIPPEILATLLNLAEFMEHDEKPLPIDTRLLGALAEKCRAFAKALHYKEMEFEAVCTKKMGANPVTVVESLIHINNQLHQHEAAIGILTYSQEHLEVQLKESWYEKLHRWDEALRAYTMKSSQASGPLQNLDATLGRMRCLAALARWEDLSALCREQWTGAEPSARLEMAPMAANAAWHMGEWDYMAEYVSRLDDGDENKLRMLGNTTASGDGSSNGAFFRAVLSVRSKKYDEAKIYVERARRCLATELAALVLESYERAYNNMVRVQQLSELEEVIDYCTLPVESPVAEGRRELIRNMWNERIKGTKRNVEVWQALLAVRELVLPPNEDRDTWIKFAKLCWKNGRISQARSTLVKLLQFDPESSPELTLYHAHPQVVLAFLKYQYAVGDELKRRDAFSRLQDLSVQLSTTMSTFSGMSANHGTMSNAGVPLIARVYLTLGSWKRALSPGLDDDAIQEILISYKNATLSANDWGKAWHIWALFNTEVMSRYTVRGRPDIAGRYVVSAVTGYFYSIACASTTKGVDDSLQDILRLLTLWFNHGATSEVQMALQKGFSLVKIEMWLVVLPQIIARIHSNTRVVRELIQSLLVRIGKGHPQALMYPLLVACKSISILRQRAAQEVVDKIRQHSGGLVDQAQLVSKELIRVAILWHEMWHEALEEASRMYFGEHNIEGMLAVLEPLHAMLETGDEKTIKENAFIQAYGHELLEAHECCLKYRATGEDAELTKAWDLYYHVFRRIDKQLPSLTTLDLHSVSPELLKCRQLELAVPGTYVADSPIVTIEYFVPQLIVITSKQRPRKLTIHGSDGNDYAFLLKGHEDLRQDERVMQLFGLVNTLLENSRKTSEKDLSIQRYAVIPLSPNSGLIGWVPNCDTLHALIREYRDARKIFLNQEHRLMLAFAPDYDHLPLIAKVEVFQHALLNTEGNDLAKVLWLKSRTSEVWLERRTNYTRSLAVMSMVGYLLGLGDRHPSNLMLDRYSGKILHIDFGDCFEASMNREKFPEKVPFRLTRMLMKAMEVSGIEGTFRTTCENVMQVLRTNRDSVMAMMEAFVHDPLINWRLFNFNEVPQVSNYGNSHGHTVVSSEEAVTNRELMQPPRGAREKELLQAVNQLGDANEVLNERAVAVMARMSHKLTGRDFSSGSALSGAGSSTQHGSEHLASGDARDVEPGLSVKVQVQKLILQATSHENLCQNYVGWCPFW; from the exons gAGATGGCTGAAAATGCATCCACAGTTTTCAATGTTCATGTTCCTGAATTTGTTGATGCTATATGGGTAGCACTGAGAGACCCCAAACAGGCTGTTCGTGAAAGTGCAGTGGAAGCCTTACGTGCTTGTCTACATGTTATCGAAAAACGGGAGACACGCTGGCGTGTACAATG GTATTACCGCATGTGTGAAGCAGCACAAGTTGGACTCGGCAAGAATGCTTCCGTTCATAGCATTCACGGCTCTTTATTGGCTGTTGGAGAATTGCTGAG GAATACGGGGGAGTTTATGATGTCTAGGTACAGAGAAGTTGCTGATATAGTCCTCGATTATTTACGGCACCGAGATCCACTTGTTCGCCGTAGTATAACATCGCTTCTTCCTCGAATCGCCCACTTCTTGCGTGACAGATTTGTGACTAACTACCTGAAG ATTTGCATGGATCATATCCTGTTTGTTTTACGTACACCGGACGAGCGTGCTAGTGGGTTTGTTGCTCTTGGAGAGATGGCTGgcgctctgggtgttgaacttgTGCAGTATTTGCCATCAATTATCTCACACTTGCAAGATGCA ATTGCTCCTCGCAGAGGTAGGCCATCTCTTGAGGCAATTTCTTGTGTAGGAAGCTTTGCAAAAGCTATGGGTCCTGCCATGGAACCTCATATTCGTAGTGGACTACTTGATGCCATGTTTTCTGCTGGTCTTTCTGATAAACTTGTAGAAGCACTTGAGTCTATAAGCACGAG CATCCCGTCTTTACTGCCCAAAATACAGGAGCGTTTATTGGATTGTATATCTCAAGCACTTCCTAAATCATCTATGAGACCAAGTGCTATTGTTGGTCGAACAAGCAGGTCAAACAGTTTGCAGCAGTTTGTGGATTCTAGTAGTCCTGTTCTTGTGCTACTTGCACTACGGACTCTCGCAAATTTCAACTTTAAG GGTCACGAGCTCCTGGAATTTGCAAGAGAGAGTGTCATCCTTTATCTGGAAGATGAAGATAGCAGTACCAGAAAAGCTGCCTCCGTATGCTGTTGCAGATTAGTTGCACACTCCCTTTCTGCTTCCTCTAGTTCACAGTTTAGTTCAACTAGGTCAAATCGTATGGGAGGAGCTAAGCGCCGCCGTCTTGTAGAGGAG ATAGTAGAAAAACTTCTTATTGCTGCAGTCGCCGACGCTGATGTTGGTGTTAGAAGTTCGGTCTTCAAGGCCCTGTATCGCAATCCGACTTTCGATGATTTTTTGGCCCAAGCAGACATCTTGACTTCAATCTTTGTTGCCTTAAATGATGAG GAATATAATGTCAGAGAATTGGCAATTTCGGTTGCAGGCAGATTGTCTgaaaaaaatcctgcatatgTACTGCCTGCCCTTCGTCGCTATCTTATACAGCTGCTCACATATCTTGACCAGAG TATGGATAGCAAGTGTAGAGAGGAAAGTGCTAGATTATTGGGTTGCTTAATTAGGAGTTGCGCGCGGCTAATACTTCCTTACATTGCTCCTATTCACAAG GCGCTAGTGACTAGACTCTGTGAAGGAACAGGACCAAATGCTAATAATGCACTAGCTGCAGGAGTGCTTGCCACTGTTGGAGAACTGGCCAAAGTG GGCGGATTTGCTATGAGGCAATATCTTCCGGAGCTAATGCCTGTAGTTGTGGATGCTCTTTTGGACGGAGGTGCTGTTACTAAAAGGGAAGTGGCAGTAGCAACCCTTGGACAAATTATCCAAAGCACAGG CTATGTTATTGCTCCTTATAATGAGTATCCGCCATTGCTTGGTTTACTCTTGAAGTTGCTGAATGGTGAATTGGAATGGTCGACTAGACTAGAAGTGTTGAAG GTTTTAGGGATTATGGGTGCATTGGACCCTCACGCACATAAGCGCAATCAACATAATCTACCTGGTCAACATAGAGAGATCCTACGGCCAACAATTGAGACCGCACAACATATTGTTTCCATGGAAGAGTTACCGACTGACTCTTGGCCATCTTTTTCGGCATCTGAGGACTACTATTCAACA GTTGCAATTAGTTCTCTCATGCGGATTCTTCGAGATCCTTCCCTTTCAAGTTATCATCAAATGGTGGTTCACTCtcttatctttatttttaag TCAATGGGCCTTGGTTGTGTTCCGTATTTACCAAAG GTTCTCCCTGAGCTATTCCGTGCTGTTCGCATGTGCGAGGATGGTTGTTTGAAAGAGTTTATAACCTGGAAGCTTGGGACATTGGTATCTATTGTCCGGCAG CACATTCGGAAATATTTACAAGACATactctctctcatctctgaATTGTGGACTTCATCATTCAGCTTGCCTGCACCAAACCGGACCATACAAAGTCCACAGGGTTCACCG GTCCTTCACCTTGTTGAGCAACTGTGCCTAGCATTAAACGATGAGTTCAGAATGTATTTACTTCGCATTCTACCAAACTGTATTCAAGTCTTAGGTGATGCTGAACGATGCAATGATTATTACTATGTTCGTGACATATTACACACACTTGAAGTTTTTGGCG GAAATTTGGATGAGCACATGCACTTGGTTGCTCCAGTGCTTGTTCGTTTATTTAAAGTTGAGCTTGTTGATATCAGGCGGTGTGCCATTGTCACTTTGACAAAGCTTATACCTAAGGTGCAG GTTGGTACTCATGTTTCAGCCTTGGTGCATCATCTGAAGCTTGTCTTGGATGG CAACAACGATGATCTGCGGAAAGATGCTGCAGAGGCGCTTTGCTGTCTCGCACATGCTCTTGGAGAAGAATTTACGATTTTTATACCATCAATACACAAAATACTTGTGAAGCACCATTTGCGG TATATAAAATGGGATGAGATCGAAAATCGGTTACTAAAGCGCGAGCCACTCATCACTGAAAATCTGTCTGTACAAAAGTACACACAATGTCCACCTGATGTCATTAGTGACCCCCTTGATGATTTTGATGGTGTTCCTTCTGCGGCAGCTGATGAAACACAGCGACAATCAAGAAGTCATCAA GTCAATGATGTTCGATTGAGAAGTGCCGGTGAGGCTTCTCAAAGGAGTACTAGGGAGGACTGGGCTGAATGGATGAGGCATTTTAGTATCGCACTTCTCAAAGAGTCACCATCTCCAGCTTTACGCACTTGTGCAAGGCTAGCTCAGCTTCAG CCTTCTGTTGGTCGCGAGTTGTTTGCTGCGGGTTTTGCAAGTTGCTGGGCCCAAATGAGTGAATCGTCCCAGGAACAACTAGTGAGAAGTCTCAAGACAGCCTTCTCATCTCAAAACATACCTCCCGAAATTCTTGCCACGCTGCTGAACTTG GCAGAGTTTATGGAACATGATGAGAAGCCTCTTCCAATTGATACCAGGCTGCTTGGTGCACTTGCTGAGAAG TGTCGAGCATTTGCAAAAGCCCTCCATTATAAAGAAATGGAGTTTGAAGCTGTATGCACCAAGAAGATGGGTGCAAATCCTGTTACTGTGGTCGAATCCCTTATTCATATTAACAATCAACTGCACCAGCATGAG GCAGCTATTGGGATATTGACTTACTCACAAGAGCATTTAGAAGTTCAATTGaaggaatcatg GTATGAAAAATTGCACCGTTGGGATGAGGCCCTCAGAGCGTACACCATGAAGTCATCTCAAGCATCTGGCCCATTACAAAACTTGGATGCTACATTAG GTCGAATGAGGTGTCTAGCGGCATTGGCTCGTTGGGAAGATTTAAGTGCCTTGTGCAGAGAGCAATGGACTGGTGCAGAACCATCTGCTCGACTGGAAATGGCTCCAATG GCTGCCAATGCTGCTTGGCATATGGGTGAGTGGGACTATATGGCAGAATATGTTTCTCGTCTGGATGACGGGGATGAAAACAAGCTCCGTATGTTGGGTAACACAACAGCTAGTGGTGATGGAAGCAGCAATGGTGCTTTCTTCCGGGCTGTTCTTTCAGTCCGCAGCAAAAAG TATGATGAAGCTAAGATCTATGTTGAGCGAGCTCGAAGGTGTTTGGCTACAGAACTTGCAGCACTG GTACTTGAGAGTTATGAGCGTGCTTATAATAACATGGTGCGGGTTCAACAGCTTTCAGAACTGGAAGAG GTGATTGATTACTGCACTCTTCCAGTGGAGAGCCCAGTTGCTGAAGGAAGAAGAGAACTTATTCGCAATATGTGGAATGAGCGCATTAAAGGAACAAAACGGAATGTTGAG GTGTGGCAAGCCCTGCTCGCTGTCAGAGAGTTGGTTCTTCCTCCTAATGAAGACAGAGACACCTGGATAAAATTTGCTAAACTTTGCTGGAAGAATGGTCGTATTAGTCAGGCTAGATCCACTTTAGTCAAACTTTTACAG TTTGATCCTGAATCTTCTCCTGAATTGACACTGTATCATGCACATCCACAAGTAGTTCTGGCTTTTCTGAAATACCAATATGCTGTCGGAGATGAGCTTAAAAGGAGGGATGCATTTTCTAGGTTACAA gaTTTGTCTGTGCAGCTTTCTACCACCATGAGTACTTTCTCTGGAATGTCAGCAAACCATGGTACCATGTCAAATGCTGGAGTACCACTTATTGCTCGTGTCTATTTGACACTTGGTAGCTGGAAGAGAGCACTGTCACCTGGGTTAGATGATGATGCTATTCAAG AAATTTTGATTTCCTATAAAAATGCCACACTAAGTGCCAATGATTGGGGCAAGGCCTGGCACATCTGGGCTTTGTTCAACACAGAAGTCATGTCACGCTATACAGTGCGAGGCCGACCGGATATTGCAGGAAGATACGTTGTTTCAGCAGTAACTGGATATTTCTACTCTATTGCTTGTGCATCTACAACCAAAGGGGTTGATGATAGCTTACAG GATATCCTTCGTCTCTTGACTCTTTGGTTCAACCATGGGGCTACCTCAGAAGTTCAAATGGCGTTGCAGAAAGGCTTTTCACTTGTCAAGATTGAAATGTGGTTGGTTGTACTGCCCCAGATAATTGCAAGGATACATTCAAACACTAGAGTTGTTAGAGAACTGATACAATCGTTGCTAGTTCGAATTGGAAAGGGGCATCCACAG GCATTGATGTACCCTCTCTTGGTTGCCTGCAAATCAATAAGTATATTGAGACAACGTGCAGCACAGGAGGTCGTTGATAAGATCCGCCAGCATAGCGGAGGTCTTGTTGACCAG GCACAGCTTGTGTCAAAGGAATTGATACGGGTCGCAATTTTGTGGCATGAGATGTGGCATGAAGCTCTTGAGGAAGCTAGCAGGATGTATTTTGGTGAGCACAATATTGAGGGAATGCTTGCAGTACTTGAGCCATTGCACGCAATGCTTGAGACGGGAGATGAGAAGACAATTAAAGAGAACGCTTTCATTCAG GCTTATGGACATGAATTACTGGAAGCCCATGAATGCTGTTTAAAATACCGGGCTACAGGAGAGGATGCTGAGCTAACTAAG GCATGGGATTTGTATTACCATGTTTTCAGAAGAATCGACAAACAGCTTCCAAGTCTAACAACTCTCGATTTGCAT TCTGTTTCACCTGAGCTACTCAAATGTCGACAGTTGGAACTTGCTGTGCCAGGAACTTATGTTGCAG ATTCACCAATTGTGACAATTGAGTATTTTGTTCCCCAATTGATTGTGATAACATCCAAACAAAGACCGAGAAAACTGACAATTCATGGAAGTGATGGCAATGATTATGCATTTTTGCTTAAGGGTCATGAAGATTTGCGGCAAGATGAACGTGTAATGCAG CTTTTCGGTCTGGTGAATACCCTCCTAGAGAACTCCAGGAAAACATCAGAGAAAGATTTGTCAATCCAAAGATACGCTGTTATACCGTTGTCACCTAACAGTGGTTTAATTGGATGGGTTCCCAACTGTGACACACTTCATGCTCTGATCCGTGAATACAGAGATGCGAGGAAG ATTTTCTTAAATCAGGAGCACAGACTTATGTTGGCTTTTGCACCCGATTATGATCACTTACCCCTCATTGCAAAGGTGGAAGTGTTTCAGCATGCTTTGCTGAATACTGAAGGAAATGACCTTGCGAAG GTTCTGTGGTTGAAAAGTCGAACTTCTGAAGTATGGCTTGAGCGCCGTACAAACTACACTAGAAGTCTGGCTGTTATGAGCATG GTTGGATATTTGCTTGGTTTAGGGGATCGACATCCAAGTAATCTTATGTTAGATCGCTACAG TggaaaaatattacatattgACTTTGGGGATTGCTTTGAGGCTTCAATGAATCGAGAGAAATTCCCTGAAAAA GTACCATTCCGTTTGACTAGAATGCTTATGAAAGCCATGGAAGTTAGTGGTATTGAGGGTACTTTCAGAACAACTTGTGAAAATGTGATGCAAGTCCTTCGAACAAACAGAGACAGTGTGATGGCCATGATGGAG GCATTTGTACATGACCCGCTAATCAATTGGCGTTTGTTCAATTTCAACGAAGTTCCTCAAGTTTCCAACTATGGAAATTCTCACGGCCACACAGTTGTCAGTAGCGAAGAAGCTGTGACTAATCGAGAGCTCATGCAACCTCCACGGGGAGCCCGTGAGAAGGAGCTGCTACAG GCGGTGAATCAACTTGGTGACGCTAATGAGGTTTTGAACGAGCGTGCTGTTGCCGTAATGGCACGGATGAGTCACAAGCTAACAGGGCGTGACTTCTCTTCTGGGTCAGCGCTCTCCGGAGCAGGCAGCTCGACCCAGCATGGCAGTGAACACTTGGCTTCCGGAGATGCCCGGGATGTGGAACCTGGTTTATCCGTGAAGGTCCAGGTTCAGAAGCTCATACTTCAAGCGACTTCACACGAAAACTTGTGCCAAAATTACGTTGG GTGGTGCCCGTTTTGGTGA